A window of Oryza glaberrima chromosome 2, OglaRS2, whole genome shotgun sequence genomic DNA:
tctataggattagccattccataggaattttgaaggatagtataggattcaatcttttgtttcaaaggctttcataggaattttttccAAAGGGttgaaatccttcaaatttcctacacttttcctacaaatcaaaggcaaaggggcccttagtttCCTGTAACGTACTTACTCTATCATTCCTTTTTTAGTAAGCTCCTTTTTTACTCATAAAGAGAGCCCATTTCAGTAAGCTGGAAATTCAGTAACCTCTCACAATTCAATCTAACTCCTCCATTGGcttgtttgtttctttgcaGGCCAACATGACCTGTTTGCAGCTCTATTCCGAGATCTTCAGAAATCACGAGCACTGGAATCGGTGGATCACAATTCATACCAAGGCcaggccagcagcagcagcagcaggtctCTGCCTtgtaaggccctctttgtttaggcttaggcttattggcctagacttttaagtcagcttattggcttatatgatttataagccggtggatttaatgtcctaagtttagtagtTGAGTCATatatctacctcacataagccaaaaaagcttctccaacctagcttttggcttaatagtgttagagtggcttatggctttaaaaaagccaaacggaaaagctgcttgtttgtttaggcttagacttttcgacttataagttggcttataagcctaaacaaagagggcctaagctTTGATACCATCATACATTCGCGAACTTGATGATCAATGTACTGGATTAGAAATATAAATTCGATCAATGTACGATAATTTGATCAAcgaatatatagttttgtgataatttgatcagATTCCCTCTCacacccctccctctccctccctctctaaTAGTTGGGTCccaccgatttttttttaaaaatattgatttGATTGTCACGTAGGAACGAAACCACTCCGGCTTCTGCACTATGTGAGGTTGGTGGcgtgggtggcggcgcggctgtCAGGAAGCGGCagctcgcggcggtggcgcggagaGAGAGGCCTATGCGTCGAGAAGAAGAGACAGAAGCGAGactgtgggccccacatgtcagctgtgGGATGTGCATAACGGACACCACAGCTATAGTTGCAAATGCAATGTGGGTCATGCagggcgagaggaggagggcgcgtgCTCCGTGGGGACCACCAGACACGGGCGGTGCACTCCTCGAGCGTTGGATCAGCCGGGAGAGACGATCCGACGGCCGAGATGCGTCCGGTTCAGGTATTTAAGCGCGATGCTTTCTTCTCCTTGCGCTTCGCTGCACAACCACTTTTCcgcatctctctcctctctctctctctctctgtctctctcgcaACGTTCTCATCTCAAGAGCAGTAGCTGCGAAAGGTGCGAGGTGAGTTGTGagattctcctcctcctccatccctaAACCCTACGTCCTCCCAAAGCGCCGTGAGATTCTTCTCCCTTTCCTTCGATCTCGCTCTCCCAAAGCGCCGTGAGATTCTTCTCCCTTTCCTTCGATCTCGCTCTTCTGGTGGtgttctccctctcctcctggTGGTGTGGTTTCTGCGTGCTTGGGTGTTTGGGGGCGTCGCGGTTTTTTCTGGTTCGATCATGTCTTTCGCTGTTGTGGCATTTGATCGAGCAGCAACCGCGTCTTGACCTCTCTTTGAATCTTGAGGCGTTTCGTCATCCGAAACTTGGGGCAAGGATCACAGCTgtttgatctttttttccctctcttgtAGGCTTCCCGTACCGTGCTTTTGTTGCTTTGATGGTTTTGAAGTTTGAGGTGGAGTGTGGTTTTctgagttggaggaggaggctgaTGAGCACCGAAGCTTCATGGTGTATTGATCTTGCTGTGTGTGTCTCAAAGTCTCTACCAGTGCGTGCGCAAAAAATTAGACCACGTCAATTCGTTTCTCTTGTCTGCTTGTATTTTCCAGTTTGTTCAGTTAATTTTGGTGTGTTGCGGGAGTTCAGTTTCTGAAAATTTATTAACCAGATGCCGCCTTCGGCCTTCTTGTTCTTTTCGCTGTTCCTGATGCAGGATGCTTCTTCTCTATGTGTCTCTCTGACGTGTTCTCTTGGTTTAGTTTCTGTTTGGAAAGAACTCCATGTTCTCTCTGACGTGTTATCTTGGTTTAGTTTCTGTTTGGAAAGAACTCCATGTTCTGTTCATACAATGATTTCTGCATGTGTAGCTTGGTTAaactgcttgtttttttttcccttttcgaTGAGAAATCTTCTGATTCTTTGCATATCAAAGAAGCTTTCATCTCTTGAATCTTAGATTTGGGATCCTTCTAAGCCCAACGGTTTTGGTTCTGCAAGATTGTACAATTTCTTCATGTTTGTTACCTATATTTTACTTCTCAGTGACGCTGTCATGTTGTATTCTTCTTGCTGAATTCTACTATAAGTGCACGCTGCtgtctctgtttttcttcttctgttcACTTCATACTCTGTTTCGAATTATTGAAGTTTTAATACACCGAAGAGGTGGCCATACCGGGAGGAAATTGATTGTCCTTGTACAATACGCCTTTTCTGTTTGTTTCCTCTTCATTTCACTTTGGAATTTGGTGTTATGATTTGTGTCAGTAAAGCTTAATTGGCGTTCTTACAAAACCTTGTATGCGTTTTGTTCAcagtaatattttattttaattattccTTGCTTGATTCTAGTATAAGATATAAGATTAATGTGCAAAATACTGCAGCATTGCAACTGAAGATTGATACTCTCATGTTATATGTCTCAAAAATGCATTTAGGGGCCCTGATAAATAGTGTCATATCATGTTATGTCTAGTTGACTCCTTTTCGTGTTTTTACCAAAGCTCTTATGTATTTAATTGATCTGTAGTGTTTTGTAATTGTATTCACTTTACTCTTTCTCCATATTTGTCAATAAAGttattgtatatttgtattcaTGTTATTAATTTTCAGCAAAACAAAGGTCTGCTATGGGTAACAGCCTTCCTGTAGAATCAAAGTTCACTGATGAAAAAGAGAATGACAGAATTAAGTATGTTGTGTCGTCTATGCAAGGATGGGGTGAGAAAATGGAAGATGCTGTGAGTAAACTTGCAGCCTTTTGTATGACAAAAAAAAGGATAGTTCTGCAAAAATTTCTTACTGATCTGTAAGTAATTGTGTAAAATACTGTGACTGACATATGCCCTCTATATTCTCTAGCATGCAGCTATTCTAAATCTTGATGATACCATGACGTCATTCTTTGGCGTTTATGATGGCCATGGAGGTTTGAtcttcattctctctctttttttttttttggtttcaaaTCCTCCAAATCGTCGGCATAACTGTTTACATCATGCTTTGTTTGTCTTTGTATGTCATGTGTTTATCTGCGTGCATGTTTTGAAAACTTTACTGTTTATGCTGAAACTTTTACCTGTGAATTCTCAAATAAATATTAGGCTACAGTTCTGGATAATGAACCAAGTTTGCTAATTAGTACTAATCACCTTTGTGCGGTGTGCTTTCTAGGATAACATGAACTGCTTAAACAGAAATATTATTTTACGAGGGATAAAACACTGCATGGTTGTGAGTTAATATTAACAGTCATGATAATTAAAAGGATAGCCACTGATGAACATGTTGGTTAATTTATGTGTGGTGCTATTTTTCTTATGATACCTATGAAGTGCTGATCTGCTGTGTTCATCACATTGTTTTGCTTTATAAGCTTCTATATGCACATAGGAGTAATCTTGAGCCACCATTCTGAGTTGTTTATTTTCTATCTCAGGAGCTGAAGTAGCATCATATTGTGCAAAACGATTTCATATTGAGCTTTGCAATCATGAAGACTACGACAGCAATCTAAGTAATGCGATGAGGAGTGCGTTTTACAGGTTATTTTCGCCTAGTCTATATCATTTTGTTGCACTGAATGATGCTGCACTTGCAAATTTGGAATATCATTGTTCCTGTGTAATTTCTGCAGCATGGATGAGGACCTGCAACTGTCCGATGCTTGGAGGGAgttagttattcctcgtaataATGGATGGATGTATTTTATCAAGGCTGGTGTCTGTGCTAACCTTTCGCCTTTCCCGCAGGTAGTGATCCTTTAACCCctaaacatcttataatatcCATATGTTGAAGAAGTTACTCAAAACTGTATTTGTTGGACAGTGCTTATTGTATCTATGAAAAAGGAAATGGAAGAATGTGTGTGATATCGAGACTATTGTTCTTTCTTGAGATGTACTTTGGAGTTGGAAGAGATATGTTTAACCCTAACCTCAACTAATTGCGCCTGTAAAAAAAGGTCCAGTTAGTTACTTATCAGTTGCCTGGTCTGGTGAGTTGGACGCCTGACAGGTTCTTAAGTTCTTATTGCACCTTGGTTCTTGTCATAGTATGGCATTACCCTAAACTGAGGTATTGTTTGCGGCATCTCTTCTATGGTTATCTCTTTCATATACACTGGTTTGGCTTTCAGAAATGCTTTTCTTTGTCTGGTTGCTTTTGTGAGCTATTTCTTGGTTAACCTGTATCTCTACTATGTTGGAAtttagtttctttcttctttttccaggCAACATATACTGCGCCATCATATGAAGGGAGCACAGCATGTGTGGTTGTCATCAGAGGTGACCAATTGATTGTTGGGCATGCTGGTGATTCTCGTTGTGTACTCTCAAGAAATGGTCAGGTATAGTGACTATTTCCTTATCGAATTTCTTGTTGGTACCTAATTTGCATGCTCACTTATTTTCGTGCCTAACATTTGTGCTTGTTTCTGTTGTGTCAAAAGGCCAGTGCATTATCCGTCGATCATAAACCAGACAGTGAGTCTGAAAGAGAGAGAGTTCAGAATGCAGGAGGAGTAGCTGTTGGGTATAGTTATCGTAAAATAATGGGGAGgtgggtaaccaagaaacaatggGGCTTCACTGATTTTAAGGGAAGAGTATCAATCTCAAGATCAATTGGTATAGTCTTGCCTGGATCTGTTTTTCGTTTATTGCACATAATAGCaccgaaaaaaaaacatattatgttGTGATTTGCTGATGTGTTTTACCCACTTACATTTCAGGGGACTTCGCTTGCAAGAAGAACGAACGTTTACCTCCTGAAGATCAAATGCTGACATGTAATCCGGACATCCTGACTGTAAGTGCAACTATGTTTGTTTAGTATTTGGTTGAATTTGAAGTTTGTACTGCTGTGTGGGGTCTGATGGAAAATCCCCCTTTCTGTGTCAGATGGACATAACTGATGACATGGAGTTTCTTGTGATAGCAACTGAAGGCCTCTGGTAAATTTTGAGCAAAAAATAACTGacaataattattatttgatcATTTTGATGTCACTAGTACTCTTTGTGATGCTGTTTTCTTTCTCCTGCTGATGCATATATAGTTTCATTTATAGTTGCATACCTACTGTACTATGTTTTTTCCATGCAGGTGCAACATGACAAATCAAAATGTGGTTGATCACACACATGACCGTCTTTTGGTGAGTCCTTTTCTTTTGCTCAGTTTGTCTTCTTGGCAGGACGAGATCTACTGTAATagcaaaaatattttgtgtCAAATTCTAGGAAATGACTTCACTCAGGCAATATAAAGCAcccgattttttaaaaaagaaaaaaaacaagtgctAATAAGTACACTGTCATCTGCTTTGTGATTGTTCGATTCTTTTGTTGTTAAAACTGCTGTTCCTTTTGCCTTGATCAATATTGCTGTGACTAATATCTTGCATGTTTACGTCAAAAAAATATCTTGCATGCTCGATTGTTTCGTTGTTAAAACTGTTGTTCCTTTTGCTGTGGCCAAATATTGCTGACTTGCTGTGACCAATTAATATCGCTATGCAGGAGGGTGCAGAAGCGCGTGTCATCTGTGAGGAGCTTGTTCAGTTTGGCTTGCCATCGGGCGACAACACGACCGTCATCCTGGTTCTGTTCAAGCCCGGCGCCTTCCCTGCTGTACCGCCGGTCGACACCGACACTGACACTGACAGCCACATTGACGATGATGTCGACCCCACCGGCAGCAACAATGCCACCGCGTCCGACAACAACGACCCCGCCAACGAGGTTGATCCCACTGCCAATGCCGGGTCTGACGACAGCAacaccggcgacgaggtcaAGGTCGACGCCACTGCCACTGCCGTCGGCAGCAGCAGTACCACTGCCGTGGCTGCTGACGAGGGCACTGGCAATCCTCCTCATGGCGCACTAGTTGacaccgacgacgaggacgggcTGACCTACTCCCAGGACATGGACTTACCCCCGGCGTCGACGTCCCCCCCAACCTTCCCGGACGAGGACGACCTCCCCCGGTCTAACCCGGACAAGTCCCCCCCGCACGTATCAATCTTATTCAGAGTTTGAGTCCAGATCAGGAAAGGCCAGAAGCTATAGCTATGATTCGGAAGTAGTTCGTTTCCACTTGATTTTTGTCTAGCAAGTCGAAGATGATGTGTGATGATGCATGCAGGATGATACTTATCGTAGGTGGTAGTAGCACTGTGCATTGATAGGAGTAGTTTGTTTCTGCTACCTTGATGATGTGTGATGATGCATGCAGGATAATACTTATCATAGGTGGTAGTAGCACTGTGCATTGATAGGAGTAGTTTGTTTCTGCTACCTTTGGTTTGTGGTTTTTGCCTGCTGCTTTGCATAGGAGATTAAGATTTTGCTTGTCAGACTGAGATAACTTCAATTAACTGTCTACGAAATCTCGCTCACTGGTTTTTGAGTTGTGAAGGTGATTGATCTAGTGATGctttttgttgttgttcatTTTGAATATCTGTACATACTGCTGGGTTATGACTTGCCCCGTTTCTGAATACTTAGCTTTTAACCAAATTTTCTCTTCATTCTTCTAGTTATCTTGAATATGTAATCAGTAATGTGCTTGGTTTAGCGGGGAAGTCTATTTGTCCCTGAAGGACAATTCCTTCTGCTGCATGCCACCCAAAAACTcatcaaaaagttcgaaaaaaagaaaaggacaagaTAGATCGAATAAAtaatatcactccacaaatatgcaagctTAAATTTGACACATATAAGTAGAATTAGAACTAAGTAATTTGCTTGTGAATAATacgaaaaacttttttttatgtcaaagACAAAAAGCTAGTGCGAATTCTCATTGAATCTCGGTTGTTCATGATAGTGATGACCATCCATTCAAATCTTCAGGTAGCACCCCCAAATCTTCAACAAGGCGGAAAGTTCGTGTGTTAAAAttgttgttttttgttttgtatatgttgaatttaaacttgcatgtctGTTGAGTAATATATTACTCCTACATGTTAATTTATCTTTAAAATCTTTAATGAATTTTCGGATGACATACATACATAAATAAAACGGGAGACAAATCCACCTCTTTGGTTAAGTTAGCTCTGTTGCCTGCTGAGACCGGCTCTGAATCCGGCCCATGGGGACCGTCTCTGAATCCGGCCTATGGGCTGTTAGGCCGTAGCGGGCCGCACTCCTCTTTCATCAGTTCGGCAACAGCAACAGACTCTGCATCACTCACCCACCCAACCCAAGTACCCAAGCCCCaacctcgcctcgcctcgtctcgAGCCGACCTAACCGCGAACCCCCAACTCCGACGAGAACGAcatggacgccggcggcgaggaggcgaagCAGGAGCGCCACCTGGTGCTGGCCCACaagctcttcctcctctcccaccccgACCTCGACGACCTCGCCAAGGTCGCCCTCCGCTCCGACGCCCTCGACGCCGTCAAGTCCGATGGCATGGCGCCGCTGTTCGAGTCGCTGGCCGCCGCGGGCGTCCTGGAGCCGGACGACGCGCTGCTCGCCGAGATGCGCGCGCGGATCGACGAGGAGGTCCGCAAGCTCGACGAGAAGTGAGTGgattcttcctctcttctgattttattttatttttagccCCCCAAAAATTAGGTCGCCCCTTGCTGTGTTGCGTATGCGATAAGTTTTGCGATAACTCAGGTGTTGATATGGTCCGTTTGCCTTAGCTAACCTAGCTTACTCTGTGTTGCGAGATGTAGATGCTAAAACTGGTAGATAGCTTGCATTTGATTCGGTAGTTGTAATTTATGAATTATGTTTAGGGCCAATTAATTCACCTCTATGCAAATCTGTACTACATAATAATAAACTTTTTCCACAGTTTTGTTTTAGATTCATGTACATATTCATGATTTTGTACATTTTCTCTGCAATGTGTAATTTAGCATGTAGAGAAGTAATTGAGATTGCTAAGGATCACAATACGCAACTTCTCGAGACAAAATACCAGTGTAAACTAATGTGAAGGAAGAACGGCATGTTGAAATTTGTTAGAAATAGTTTCCTTGAGAAGTTGAGGTTCCAGTCAAGATATGTCCTTTTGGTGATTTGCATGTTTCATTGTTTCTATTTTCTGATCTTGCTCTTCGCATCTGTATCTAATATTTCAGTTACTAGAAGTTTGATAAGAATCATTTGGTTCCTCTGGAAGTAACTAAGTAATTATGTTTTATGTATGAAGAATTGCTGATGCTGAAGAGAATTTGGGTGAGAGCGAAGTGCGTGAGGCCCATCTGGCGAAATCCTTGTACTTCATGAGGGTTGGAGAGAAGGTATAAACTTGTGTGCTTCTATACTTTACATTAAGTGTGCGCTTGAGATTTAGCTATTTGCATTCTTTGAAATCAATATTGCAGGAAAAAGCACTGGAGCAGCTTAAAGTTACTGAAGGGAAAACTGTAGCTGTTGGCCAGAAAATGGATCTTGTGTTCTACACTTTGCAAATAGGCCTTTTCCACATGGACTTTGATCTCATCTCAAAATCCATTGACAAGGCAAAGAAGTAAGTTATAGCTTTGATTGTGCCTTTGTGAAGTTCCATTCTGCCATCTATACTGGAGCAATGACATCTGACTATTTATTGTGTTGATTGAAGCCTGTTTGAGGAAGGAGGCGACTGGGAGAGAAAGAACCGATTGAAAGTATATGAAGGCCTATACTTCATGGCAACGAGAAACTTCAAGAAAGCTGCCAGCTTATTTTTAGATTCCATCTCAACTTTCACAACTTATGAGTTGTTTCCATATGACACTTTTGTCTTCTATACAGTCATCACAAGCATAATCACATTGGATCGTGTATCTCTAAAACAAAAGGTAATTTCACTTCTTACactctattttctttttcttaattgaCTCACTAACAAGAAATATGGCAGGTGGTAGATGCGCCAGAAATTTTGGCAGTGATTGGCAAAGTACCTCATCTATCTGAGTTTCTGAACTCCCTTTACAATTGCCAGTACAAGTCATTTTTTGTTGCATTCTGTAAGTGTAAAGTATCTTGATAAGCTGTCTATAGTTTTACTGTTACAGTCTGTACGGCTGGGCTATATGAATATATGGTCTAAACTTCTTTTCAGCTGGTATGACGGAGCAGATTAAGTTGGATCGCTATCTTCAGCCTCATTTCCGCTACTATATGAGGGAAGTGCGGACCGTTGTCTATTCACAGTTTTTGGAGTCATACAAGAGTGTGACAATGGAAGCGATGGCCGCAGCATTTGGTGTGACTGTTGATTTCATAGACCAGTAAGTGCTGTCACCCATCCGCATTAGTTTTATGTTTGTGATTCCTGTGTAGGACAAAACTTTCTTTTCTGTTCCTGTGCTGTGGAGATAATATCTCCCTTTCATTTGTTCCAGGGAATTGTCGCGGTTCATTGCAGCTGGGAAGCTTCACTGCAAGATCGATAAGGTTGCTGGTGTTCTGGAGACAAACCGACCTGACGCTAGGAATGCCTTCTACCAAGCGACCATCAAGCAAGGGGACTTCTTGCTGAACCGCATCCAGAAACTGTCACGAGTCATTGACTTGTAAATTCAATGGTCTACGTTGGACGTTGGAGGTGTGATCCTTCTAGATCCCTGCAAAGCTCCCCATGGACATAAACCGTACTGAAATTGCTGTTCTACTTGTACTCCTAGGCTCATGAGAACATGATCTATATCTCGGTTTGATTTTATTGCGGACAGCAAAAAGGTTTTAAAGAGAACCTCCGTGTGCAATTTCAGTAAGTGTGCTTTAGATTTGTAGAACGAGAAGAGTGCATGTCTTTCTGAGATGAATCTGTTCGTTCATTTCAAGTCTTGTGGCGATGTCTTTTTGGGGTTCCGCACTGTTTGATCTTATGGGTCTCTCTATATGCTTGAAATAGCCTGACATGCTAGTCTCAAAAGAGAACTGCAAAATAGAACCAAGCGTAATTCCTTTTGTTCTGAGCCTGTTTTCAGATGCAACATTTCAGAAAACAGATAAACAGCAATCGGTCATACGCAATCGCGCGCACACACTGTACAGCCACTGTAACTCATCAGAAACGAGGTCAATATACAACAGTAATTTTCGCCGTTCCATAAGTCCATAAAATACCGATTTCTAATATCCCAGGAGACTCTAGCTGCAGATTTAGTAAGGAAGAACAAAGCAAGTTACTCACAGTCACAGGCAAGCTACACATTGTTTGTTGCAAAAAAACTCGAAGTATTGAGGAACTACAAAGAGCTGATCTGGGACAGGGAAATGAGCACACTGGAAAATTACAGCCGGCTGTTCACTTGACGATCTCTGGTATGCTGCGCTTTACAATCAGCTCTCCGTTTCTGCAGATCAGAAATGGTAACCATGCAGGCAATTCAGAACGTCTGTGTATGATGGCTATACAAAGGCCTAGAGATTGACACAAGCAAAATCACAGGAATCAGTAATGCAGTTTAGTATAGGAGCATTGTCTCTCTCTACTTACTGATCCCCTGCTTCTGGTTCTGCTTCTCCTTCTGTTTCCGCTTCCTCTCGTTTCGCCTCTTCACCCAGGGCTTCTCTTCCTCCACTGGCGCTTCTGCCTCTGCGCTGACAGATCCTGTAATCTGCGCAAACGACTCTTTAGCGCCAGAGGTTACGTCGCCGAAGAAGTCCTTCACCTTGTCAACCACAGTTTTGAGCTCTTCTTTCTTTGGGAGCTGGGATAATCAAAACATTTTACTGTTAGTGACTTGCTACCTTTGCTCAAGACATGCTTACTAAAAACATGGTCATTTGTACATTTACTATAAGAAATGCCTGCCATCCTCACTTAACTGCATAGTTCTTTTCCAGGACAACATTTTCTGAGCTACtatcttttttagaaaatgggataaacctggcctctacatccaattGGATGTACACAGCTAATTCTAGGCTACTATCTAGTACTAGGCCAAAACAATTTGAAGGTTGTGCTCTAGAAATGTCAGCCTAGGATAAAGCAAGATACAAGTCTGAAATGTACATTTTCAGAGATTTCAGCTCTAATGTTCACGAGACTTCGACAGGGAGAGGAGATAAAAGGCGCTAGCGAAACGTACTTCGATCACATTACTTGTCGTCAGCGCAGACCTCAGGTTCCCATTCTCCTGCTCACCCAAATGAGACA
This region includes:
- the LOC127763098 gene encoding probable protein phosphatase 2C 20 isoform X2: MRREEETEARLWAPHVSCGMCITDTTAIVANAMWVMQGERRRARAPWGPPDTGGALLERWISRERRSDGRDASGSAKQRSAMGNSLPVESKFTDEKENDRIKYVVSSMQGWGEKMEDAHAAILNLDDTMTSFFGVYDGHGGAEVASYCAKRFHIELCNHEDYDSNLSNAMRSAFYSMDEDLQLSDAWRELVIPRNNGWMYFIKAGVCANLSPFPQATYTAPSYEGSTACVVVIRGDQLIVGHAGDSRCVLSRNGQASALSVDHKPDSESERERVQNAGGVAVGYSYRKIMGRWVTKKQWGFTDFKGRVSISRSIGDFACKKNERLPPEDQMLTCNPDILTMDITDDMEFLVIATEGLWCNMTNQNVVDHTHDRLLEGAEARVICEELVQFGLPSGDNTTVILVLFKPGAFPAVPPVDTDTDTDSHIDDDVDPTGSNNATASDNNDPANEVDPTANAGSDDSNTGDEVKVDATATAVGSSSTTAVAADEGTGNPPHGALVDTDDEDGLTYSQDMDLPPASTSPPTFPDEDDLPRSNPDKSPPHVSILFRV
- the LOC127763593 gene encoding 26S proteasome non-ATPase regulatory subunit 6-like yields the protein MDAGGEEAKQERHLVLAHKLFLLSHPDLDDLAKVALRSDALDAVKSDGMAPLFESLAAAGVLEPDDALLAEMRARIDEEVRKLDEKIADAEENLGESEVREAHLAKSLYFMRVGEKEKALEQLKVTEGKTVAVGQKMDLVFYTLQIGLFHMDFDLISKSIDKAKNLFEEGGDWERKNRLKVYEGLYFMATRNFKKAASLFLDSISTFTTYELFPYDTFVFYTVITSIITLDRVSLKQKVVDAPEILAVIGKVPHLSEFLNSLYNCQYKSFFVAFSGMTEQIKLDRYLQPHFRYYMREVRTVVYSQFLESYKSVTMEAMAAAFGVTVDFIDQELSRFIAAGKLHCKIDKVAGVLETNRPDARNAFYQATIKQGDFLLNRIQKLSRVIDL
- the LOC127763098 gene encoding probable protein phosphatase 2C 20 isoform X1; protein product: MHISQHDLFAALFRDLQKSRALESVDHNSYQGQASSSSSRNETTPASALCEVGGVGGGAAVRKRQLAAVARRERPMRREEETEARLWAPHVSCGMCITDTTAIVANAMWVMQGERRRARAPWGPPDTGGALLERWISRERRSDGRDASGSAKQRSAMGNSLPVESKFTDEKENDRIKYVVSSMQGWGEKMEDAHAAILNLDDTMTSFFGVYDGHGGAEVASYCAKRFHIELCNHEDYDSNLSNAMRSAFYSMDEDLQLSDAWRELVIPRNNGWMYFIKAGVCANLSPFPQATYTAPSYEGSTACVVVIRGDQLIVGHAGDSRCVLSRNGQASALSVDHKPDSESERERVQNAGGVAVGYSYRKIMGRWVTKKQWGFTDFKGRVSISRSIGDFACKKNERLPPEDQMLTCNPDILTMDITDDMEFLVIATEGLWCNMTNQNVVDHTHDRLLEGAEARVICEELVQFGLPSGDNTTVILVLFKPGAFPAVPPVDTDTDTDSHIDDDVDPTGSNNATASDNNDPANEVDPTANAGSDDSNTGDEVKVDATATAVGSSSTTAVAADEGTGNPPHGALVDTDDEDGLTYSQDMDLPPASTSPPTFPDEDDLPRSNPDKSPPHVSILFRV